A region from the Antennarius striatus isolate MH-2024 chromosome 22, ASM4005453v1, whole genome shotgun sequence genome encodes:
- the svopl gene encoding putative transporter SVOPL: MEDGMKTQLVSAIQLQEVELHHKQKKGLEQSFTVEEAVETIGFGRFHILLFVIMGSSNVVEAMEIMLLAVVSPEIRCEWRLEDWQVALVSTMVFLGFMLCGVLSGYVADRYGRWTVVFGGFAWSAYFSLLTSFAPSYGWFIFLRSMVGCGVAGVSQGFVLKTEFIPAKYRASLLPLATIFWMLGSMLIIILGMLVVPTLGWRWMIRLSVAPSVILLFLFKFIPESARYNVSAGNYDAAVRTLEKIARMNGAALPPGRLVESVVTERGSWRLLLNPPFRTTSLLLWYSWFVASFAYYGSVLSSSELLEKNLLCVTDGGRDHDVKHLHLDGRCYCIAFAMNDYQTLLISCLGEVALIPINICLLNVIGRRRSLTVLQLVSAGLFMMLNICSTMFGFTVLLFLLRSLVSMNFNVVYIYTAEVYPTVARSLGLGFCTSFSRIGGMIAPFIAQVLMSRSVVLALGPFAIACLLCAAGSFLLPIETKGRPLLQNS, from the exons ATGGAGGACGGGATGAAGACCCAGCTGGTCAGCGCCATCCAGTTGCAGGAGGTGGAACTGCACCACAAGCAGAAGAAAG GCCTGGAGCAGAGCTTCACGGTGGAGGAGGCGGTGGAGACCATCGGCTTCGGCCGCTTCCACATCCTGCTGTTCGTCATCATGGGGAGCTCCAAC gtggtgGAGGCCATGGAGATCATGCTGTTAGCCGTCGTGTCTCCAGAGATCCGCTGTGAGTGGCGTCTGGAGGACTGGCAGGTCGCCCTGGTGTCCACG ATGGTGTTCCTGGGCTTCATGCTGTGCGGCGTTCTCAGCGGATACGTGGCTGATCGATACGGACGCTGGACG GTGGTGTTCGGGGGGTTCGCGTGGAGCgcctacttctctctgctcacGTCCTTCGCCCCGTCCTACGGCTGGTTCATTTTCCTGCGCAGCATGGTGGGCTGCGGGGTCGCCGGCGTGTCGCAGGG GTTCGTGCTGAAGACCGAGTTCATCCCCGCCAAGTACCGCGCCTCCCTGCTGCCGCTGGCCACC ATCTTCTGGATGTTGGGCTCCATGCTGATCATCATACTAGGGATGCTGGTGGTTCCCACCCTGGGCTGGAGGTGGATGATCCGCCTGTCGGTGGCCCCCAgcgtcatcctcctcttcctcttcaag TTCATCCCAGAGTCGGCGCGCTACAACGTGTCGGCAGGAAACTACGACGCCGCCGTCAGGACTTTGGAGAAGATCGCCAGAATGAACGGCGCCGCTCTTCCTCCAGGTCGTCTGGTGGAGTCAGTGGTG ACGGAGAGGGGGAGCTGGCGGCTCCTGCTGAACCCCCCCTTCAGGACCACATCGCTGCTGCTCTGGTACTCATG GTTCGTGGCGTCCTTCGCGTACTACGGCTCGGTGCTGAGCAGCTCGGAGCTGCTGGAGAAGAACCTGCTGTGTGTGACGGACGGGGGGCGGGACCACGACGTCAAGCACCTCCACCTGGACGGGCGGTGCTACTGCATCGCCTTCGCCATGAACGACTACCAGACGCTGCTCATCAGCTGCCTGGGGGAGGTCGCTC TGATCCCCATCAACATCTGCCTGCTGAACGTGATTGGACGGAGGCGGAGCCTGACGGTCCTGCAGCTGGTGTCGGCCGGTCTGTTCATGATGCTCAACATCTGCTCCACCAT GTTCGGGTTCACGGTGCTGCTGTTCCTGCTGCGCTCCCTGGTGTCCATGAACTTCAACGTGGTCTACATCTACACCGCTGAG GTGTATCCCACGGTGGCTCGTTCTCTGGGCTTGGGCTTCTGCACCTCCTTCAGTCGCATCGGAGGAATGATCGCGCCGTTCATCGCTCAG GTTCTGATGTCCCGGTCGGTGGTTCTGGCCCTCGGCCCCTTCGCCATAGCCTGTTTGCTGTGCGCCGCCGGCAGCTTCCTGCTGCCCATAGAAACCAAAGGGCGCCCCCTACTG CAAAACTCTTGA